A segment of the Phycisphaeraceae bacterium genome:
TCCGCCTCCGGTCGGGCTCGGCAGCGCATCGGGCACCGCGCGCGTCGAATATTTCTACGGCACCTTCGGCCCGAACAATGCCTCAGTCGTGCCGTGGGCCGAGGCCACACTCGCATTCAACAGCCCCGCCTGCGGCAAACTCGATATTACCATGAACGCACGGGTCAACCTCGGCATCGCCGACATCAATGGCACTCTTTACAACATCCAGCCCGATGTCGCGTGGCTGGTCGCAAACAATGTTGATTCGTTCAGCGGCAAACTTGGTGCCGGAACCGATTTTCTCCTCGAAGTCGTTGTCGATGATTGCAGCGTGTGCCTCCCCGCCAACATCTTCGAAGTCGATTTCGAAGCGACGCCCGATGGCACGTGGGAATCGTGGAGCGGCTGCCTCCCGCAGGGCACGCACCTGATCCAGCTCGCCGGCGGCGGCCTCAGCGAGGAGTGGAGTTTCAGTTGGGATCGCCTCACCGAAACGCTCATCCTTCCAACAGAGTTTGACTCAACCTGGACGATCCGCATCCCCGCTCCGTCGTCAGCCTGCCTCATGGCGCTCGGGGGCCTGCTCGCGATGCGCCGCCGCCGCTGACATCACTCCGCTGCCCGGCCTTACCACTCGGTTTCAACCAGCACAGGCTCCGTCTCGCACGGAGAGGCGGAGTTTGTCTGCGCTTGCAGAACGAACTCGCCCGCTCTGGTTGGTGCCGAAGTTTGTATACTGCCAAAGCAGAGAGATGACGCAAGGAGACCGGTCATGCTGGTGTATGTTTTCGTTCTGGTTGGAATGATAAGCGTGATGCCTTGTGCCCAAGTGAGCACCCAGGGTGGTGCGATGCCGGGCTCGCACGTCGGCGAGCCGGCGAGGCTGCCTGTTGATGCCGGCGGGGGCATTGAGTGGATCATCATCGATGATGTTGATAATCCGCCCGTGACGCTCTCGCCCGGCTGGACCTGGCCGGTGGTCGGGCGCGGCTCTGTGCCGTACGTCTATCGCATCGGCAAATACGAAGTGACCACCGCACAATGGCTGGAGTTTCTCAACACCTTCGGCCCGCAGGGCGACGAGTTCCGATGGTTCGCACGGCCCGAATGGTGGGGCGCGGATGTTGATTTCACCTATAACGGCCCGGGGGTGCGCTACGTGCTGCTTGACTTGCCCGGTGCCGAAATGATGCCGGTCTTCGGCATAGTGTGGCATGACGCGGCGAGGTTCTGCAACTGGCTGCACAATGATAAATCATCGGATCCAATATCGCTTGAAAGCGGGGCGTACGACACGAGCACGTTCGGCTACGAGCCCGACGGCTGGACGTTCACCGACCAGGTGACCCGCAGCGAGGGCGCCCGTTTCTGGATCCCCTCGTGGGACGAGTGGCTCAAGGCGGCACATTACGATCCGCAGGCAAGGCGATGGTACAAGTGGCCCACGCGCGACGGACGATTTCCCGTCACCGGGCTTCCGGGCGCGGGCGATACCAGTGCAGGCGTGCAGGGCTGTGAAGACATCATTCCGTATTGCCCGTACTTCATCCCGCTCGGAGCTTACGAATCAACCTCGCCCTGGGGACTCTACGACGTCAGCGGCGGAACGAGAGAATGGACGGAAGAGACCATCGAAAGTCGTTGGCGCGGGGTTGAAGGAAATCGCGCGGGCGGACCCCTGTATGGCGAGATCATGACGAGTGCAGACAGTGTGCTCGGCATTGCGTCCGAGCGTCCGGGCACCCGGCCGTTTACAGGGCTTCGGCTGGCAGGACAACCAGTTTCAGATTGAAGAGGAGAGAGTCAACCAGAAAGGGCAGGCGGCACCGACCCAATGACTTTCAACAAGCCTTCATAGAGGTGGCATAGACAAAAAATCATCGGTGTCACCCGCCGTAGTCATGGAGAGACATGACCACAGTACACGTCCGCCCTCAGCCTGCAATGGCTTGCTAGGGAGTCTCGCCCGCAAGCCACTCACGCCATTCCAGAAGAACGGCTGCTGCGTTCTTGGCCCCAGCACGGTTGAGCGACATCCCCATCATGTCGTTCTCGATCCTGCAAAGGTAGTCGACAATCCAACTCTCCCCGGCCCCGTCGCGAAGAAGCTTGAAGAGTTGTGGCACGTACGAATCGTATTCGTCCCGGGCGCCGGGAACGCCTGCAACGCCGATAGGGTCCCAGATGTAATGGAGGACTTCACCGCACCTCTTGTAGAGCTCGCGTTCCTTGGGCGTTAGTTTCCTTCCCATCTTGCCTCCCTGACACTTGATTCCTCGCACTTGATTCAACGGAATTCCGTGTA
Coding sequences within it:
- a CDS encoding SUMF1/EgtB/PvdO family nonheme iron enzyme; protein product: MLVYVFVLVGMISVMPCAQVSTQGGAMPGSHVGEPARLPVDAGGGIEWIIIDDVDNPPVTLSPGWTWPVVGRGSVPYVYRIGKYEVTTAQWLEFLNTFGPQGDEFRWFARPEWWGADVDFTYNGPGVRYVLLDLPGAEMMPVFGIVWHDAARFCNWLHNDKSSDPISLESGAYDTSTFGYEPDGWTFTDQVTRSEGARFWIPSWDEWLKAAHYDPQARRWYKWPTRDGRFPVTGLPGAGDTSAGVQGCEDIIPYCPYFIPLGAYESTSPWGLYDVSGGTREWTEETIESRWRGVEGNRAGGPLYGEIMTSADSVLGIASERPGTRPFTGLRLAGQPVSD